TGCGGGCGGAACGGCGTCTTCAGCCCGGCGAGCGTTTCCAGCGTGGTGCCCGGACGCGGCGGCTCGTCCTCGGTGGCCAGGCCCCAGCCCAGCTCCTTGGAACGGGTGGCGACGGGAACCAGCTCGGGGCCGATCTTGCCGGTCTTGACGGCCTCGGCGTAGCGCTCCTGGCTGCGCGCGGCGTAGGCGTCGGTGCGCTGCTTGGTGATCGCGGGGAACCGGTCGTGCAGGTTCTCGGCGGTCTGGCCCATGACGAGCGCGGTCGGGTCGACGAGCTTGTCGGCGATGATCCGCGGGTTCGGGTCGACGCCTTCCCCCATCGGGTGGCGGCCCATGTGCTCGACGCCGCCGGCGATGGCGATGTCGTAGGCGCCGAAGCCGATGCCGGACGCGGCGGTCGTGACGGCGGTCATCGCGCCGGCGCACATGCGGTCGATGGCGAAGCCGGGAACCGACTTCGGCAGGCCGGCGAGCAGCGCGGCGGTGCGGCCGATGGTCAGGCCCTGGTCGCCGATCTGGGTGGTGGCGGCGATGGCCACCTCGTCGACGCGCTCGGGCGGCAGTTCGGGGTGCCGCCGCAGCAGCTCACGGATGGCGTTGACGACGAGGTCGTCGGCGCGGGTCCCGGCGTAGATGCCCTTGTCGCCGGCCTTGCCGAAGGGGGTCCGTACCCCCTCGACGAAGGCGACGGTGCGCACGCCCCGCGCGGTCGGCGCGAGCGGCGTTGCTGGTGCGGCCACGAATGCTCCATGGAGGTAGACGGCTTGCTCGTTCGGGGGTTCCGGGTGGCGGAGCCCCCGGCCCGGGGCGGAGCCCCGGTTGTCACAGCCGCACGATAGCCCTTGTTACCCGTCGGTAACCAGTGCTGTGGCCCGGTCGAGTGGGCTACGGCACACTCTTGGGCGTCAACGTCTGCCCCTTCACGAGCCAGGCGACGCCGAACGCCCACACCGCGGCGCTCTCCAGCCACAACGCGGGGTGCCATTCCGGGACGAGACGCAGCCAGCTCGTCAGCGCGATGAGCACCAGCGCGGCGAGGATCACCACGCCGCACACGCGGTAGACGACACCGGTCCCCGCCGGCTGCTCGCCGTCGTGCGGGAACAGGCGCAGGCAGAAGTACGCCAGCATCAGGAAGAACACCGCCGCGAACACCAGGTGCAGCACGCCGGACGTGCGGTCCCACGACGAGACGTCGCGGTCCGGGGTCGTCGGGAAGAGCGCCAGCCCGATCGCGCCGAGGCCCGCCACCGTGCTCGCGACGTTGTCGATGAAGTCGTGGCCGTAGTACGCGAGCAGGAACACTCCCACGGCGCACATCGCGCCGACGAAGACGTTCCCGAGGTCGCTGTAGTAGTAGCCGCTGAGCGACCCGATGAGATCGCCGCCCTGGACGACCTGCTTGCCCACGATCAGGACGATCGGCAGCGCCAGGCCGATGAGCCCGATCGCGCGTCGCAGGTAGAGGTAGGAGTGGACGAGGGGGGTCTGGGTCGTGGTGGTCATGGCCGCCTCCGGGGTCTCACCGAGGTCATCGGCGGTTTCCCGCCCCGGAACGAGCGTCGTTATCCGACGGCGGCCCAGATCCTCAGCTGATCGTTACGGAGTTCGGCGAACGCGCCGGTCGCGGGGGCGTGCGCGGTCGGGCGGAAGCCTTCGGCGAACCCGATCCGCGCGCCGGCGGCCGGGTCCCAGACCTCGAACCCGGCTTCGGCAGTGACGTACAGCAGGCCGCGGTGGCCCCACATCGGTCCCTTCGGACCCGCGAACATCCCGGTCCGGCGGCCGGTTCCCGCGTCGTACAGCTCGACGCCGTCGAGCATCTCGTCCGAGGAGACCCCCATGCGCTGGACGGCGACCGTGGTGTCGTCGAGCCACGCGATCGGCTGATCCCAGTCGTCGCGGCCGGGGGTGATGGTCCGCCCCCGCTCGGCCGCGTGGATGTCGCCGCCCAGCCACGCTTCGACGTCGACGACCGTCGGCATGCCGACC
The window above is part of the Amycolatopsis camponoti genome. Proteins encoded here:
- a CDS encoding thiolase family protein; this encodes MRTVAFVEGVRTPFGKAGDKGIYAGTRADDLVVNAIRELLRRHPELPPERVDEVAIAATTQIGDQGLTIGRTAALLAGLPKSVPGFAIDRMCAGAMTAVTTAASGIGFGAYDIAIAGGVEHMGRHPMGEGVDPNPRIIADKLVDPTALVMGQTAENLHDRFPAITKQRTDAYAARSQERYAEAVKTGKIGPELVPVATRSKELGWGLATEDEPPRPGTTLETLAGLKTPFRPHGRITAGNAAGLNDGATASLLADEETARELGLPVAMRLVGYSFAGVEPEVMGIGPVPATEKLFKRTGLSIDDIGLFEINEAFAVQVLAFLDHFGIDDEDPRVNQWGGAIACGHPLASSGVRLMTQLARQFAERPDVRYGMTTMCIGIGMGGTVIWENPAFEGAK
- a CDS encoding DUF998 domain-containing protein; translated protein: MTTTTQTPLVHSYLYLRRAIGLIGLALPIVLIVGKQVVQGGDLIGSLSGYYYSDLGNVFVGAMCAVGVFLLAYYGHDFIDNVASTVAGLGAIGLALFPTTPDRDVSSWDRTSGVLHLVFAAVFFLMLAYFCLRLFPHDGEQPAGTGVVYRVCGVVILAALVLIALTSWLRLVPEWHPALWLESAAVWAFGVAWLVKGQTLTPKSVP